A window of Rhizoctonia solani chromosome 5, complete sequence genomic DNA:
GCGGGGAAAGAGAGAAAGCGTGGACGTACATCGTGATAGATTGTGTTCATCGCCATGAGCTCTCGCTGTCCATATCACCATCATAGGACTCGCCAGGTGCAAGACCAATAAAGAAACgcttcttcttgggttggTGGGTGATGGTAATGGGGACAGGAACGACGTCCGTGGTGTCGCACCACTCGGCCGTGACGTCTGCAGGCTCTTCGACTACGGCAAGGGCGCTTTCGTCTGGGCGCTGCTTTGTGGACAGTTTCCTCGGGGGTCGGGCGAACATGGGCACAGAGACGGACACGGACACGGAGCTGACACCGCCATAGTCCGAGGGCACGCGTGGAGAAGGCTTGGGGATAGGGATGGGGCGGGCAGGGGTGGTATCGATGGATGCACTGGTGACAGAGGAGAGACAGGCAGGAACAGGGTCTGACTTTCTGTGTAGGCGCATGGGGATGATGGAGTCTGCGACGAGATCGTCAATGACAGAGGCAGAAGACTCGTCAGCAAAGGCGGCAGAGGTTGTCGCATGGGAAGTAGAGTAAGGCGGGGGTGGCGAGGGGTGTTCCCATGACCGGGTCTCGGGCAGAGGTGTCGGGAGATCCAACTCGGCGCTCAGACGAGAGGGGCGGCGTGTACCGAGGCCGTCGAGCAGAACAGGGCTCATGGTGAATATGAGATCGGGCGAGGGCGTGGCCGTGGGCCTGTTGGTGACGTCCGAGGGAGTGCGGGCGATGACCGTCGGGGGCTGTTTGTGGGCGAGTCGTCTGAAGCTGAGGGTCGGGTTCGGAAGGGCTGCGGGTCGTCGGTTGGAGAGAACTCGTGTGCGCGGATTGCATGGGATGACGCGCGTGACTGGCGGGTGCGGCGAACACGTCTTGTGCGGTCCGTCGTCGGTCTCGTTCTCGTCCTTGCGGGTCCGCCGCgatcgtcctcgtcctcgtgcCGGAGATGGACATGGCGACGGACACGGCAGCCCATCGACTAGCGCCGTGTCGACCGACGACGGCTGGTGGAGCATGGTCAGGTCAGCCCATCGGGAGATGTACGAATGTGATAGTCCGCCAGTAGGTGTGCAAGGCATCGTCTCGTCTCGTCGTGTCTCGTCTTGTCGTGTGCAATCAGCTCTACAGAGAGGGCAAGTTATCTAATTCTCCTCAACCACGCGCTAGATATATACCCAAATAGCAAGGAACCAACGACCCAAACTTCTGGCTTCAAATTTTATCCCTGGCACGCTGTTGTGTTGTGGTCGGCAACTTGTTCTCGTGGCGGGGCAAAATGACGACGCACCAAGCCCTTGGGTCCTCTTCGATTCCTTCTTCTCTGCAGATCCTGTCCGTCTCTGTGATCCGGAAGAGCCTCGACTCTCTTCCCTCTCCTCGTCCCGCTGCTCTCCGGTCCTCACGTCGGCCCTTGCCTGGCTCCCTCGGCCATCCTACCTGCTCCCACCCCCGCCGCCATCCCAATATggttcttttttcttttccaCGCCCACACAGAAACAACTGGCCGCATACACTCAGGGTTCTTCGACCTCCCACCATCCTTCGAAATCCCTGCGAGGGAATGCCGCCGGCAACCACTCTCTAATCCATTCTATCATTCCACATACGGTCCTCCCCACACACACCACACACACGCACGTTCGCAACGCTCCAGCTCACTCATACGCGTACGAACCCGAATCCACTACCCCGCACAACCAAACACACAACCGCCCGGCGCTACGTTTTTGGGGTGCTCACAGCCTAGGCGAATTCAGCGCACTTAGCCTCCAATCCAACAAATATCAGCCTTTATTGTGTATTCTCAGTCCACCCAAGGCTGTCACTTGGTAGCCTTGTTCTGGTAAAACCGATCTAACGTCCTTTAGCCCAAAACTCATCAGGTCGAGACTTGCCATTGGGGCCTTGTTATGGCCTCCCAATATTCGATGTTGGTATCCGCCGATAGATGTCAGCTACGATCCCCGCACTCTATCTCACTCGGGTGCTACCTTCCTTTTCCAGACACAGCGGGCTCAGGGTAACACACACATGATTACACAATCCAGAAATTCAAATAAGTCCAGAGGGGACAAGGACATAACGATAAGATTCAGGTCAGGTTTGTGTCCAACGTGTGTGCAATATGCTCGATTGGAATCCTGATATGGTAATTGTCAGTGCCAAGCGAGATTTTTGTCCTCCCAGAACCCACCCCCTCTTCCCCTTTTACCTTCTCCTCATCCCTTCCCTTCCCTTACCTCAGAACTTTGAGTCTATGTGGGGACATCTAGGGCCGCGTGCTCAGGCTGCTGGGCTGTGATAGACAAGACGACTTGAATTCGGTGCCGTCATGCGCGTACGGTACGAAGCGGCTAAATTTGTGCATTTGTACATTTTTGTACATGGCCAACACGTCTAGAACTGTCGATCGAGTGACGCAACCCATCGACCCATGCGTCGCTCCCTCTGTATCTATACCTCCATATGTACATTCTCAGGGTCGGGTGGAACACGGATTATTATTACTATACGGCTCGAATAAGAACTGCGAGCTCAGCTGCGCGTATTTTAGACGAGAACGTTCCCGCGTGTACAATTTAGATTCGGAATACGGCAACACTGTAAGATGGGATGTTCGCCCGAGAAGTCAACGGAGCCGGGTAAATTGTGATTTACGGATTGAGCAAAAAGGAATCCGGCAAGTCCAGACTCGATTTCCAACAGAGCTTGATTAAACCGCGCGCAAAAAGATTGATTGGGTCAAGAGACCTACCTGTAGTTGGATTTACACAACCCACAAGAGGTGTTTTAGTAGCCGGACCTGCCCATCGCGTATTCTGTATTTTTGTACGAACCAAAAGAGGCGGACTTGGCGTGTTCCTCCGATCATGTATATGTGTGCGCGTGTGTGTGCGGGTACGATCCCTGTCGCACCTCACTCGCCGTTTTGCAGATCCTAGTATCAACAGACCGTGTCCCCCCGCCGGCCCGGACTTAAACTCAAGGTTCCGGATAACGCAAGACCTGGCTTGGGTAACAATTATGCAAAGTCCAATACAACACGGTTCTGTGTAATATAATCCATGACCATATGCTACACGGTAACTAGACGGGAGGACCCATGTATGCTCTCTATGGGAAGAAATGTAGTTTAGCCGGGTGGGACGAGGTGTGTTCGTATTCGTTAGCCGGCGGGGAAGCTTTGACTTGATGACTGGGACTTAATCATGCCGAGGTTACTGATTTAACACCGAGGGTCCCCCCCTCTTGCCCCTTCCCAACTGTCACCGGGAGACCCACGCGTGATGCTATGCTATGCTAACCTCGCTCGCTCGTGGTTTCGGTCAATCTGTCGACTTGTCGTTTCGAGCGTACGTTCGTGGGAGTCGAGGATGCCGTGCCTTGGAATAGATTCGAATTTACATGCGCATTTAATTTTAGTTGGATTTTGCATGTTTCGAATTCTCGCTTGGTGATTGGCACTGAATCGAGTAACTGGTGATAAGGAAAGGAAAAGCACTTTTTTTTGTGTGTTCGTTGGGGAGGTTGGAGGGTCCTGTTGAGTCTAGTTGCTTCAGAAAGCGCTTGGCAGGTCTGTAAACAGTAATTTGATCGTGCGGAGTTAACGTCTGGCTATAGCCGGAGCTAACTGTTCGAGTCAATCATCGCTCGCGTCCGAACAAATAACAATAGAACAAAAGTACTCTATCATTCTTCGACCCAGCCACAAGCCCCTTGACAGTTGACATCTAGCTCCGTTGGCGTCAACCACGTTCCTTTATTAAACTCTCTTCAAAGAAATACAGGGGATATTTCTCTATCTCTCTCCTTCCGTCACCTTTCGTAGCATACAATGCAAGCGTGGCAAACAAGTGGCCACCATCGAGAAAGTTCAAGGGGGCCATAATCATCACGGAAGCAAAAATGGCCACAATTGCCACCGCTTTACGAATATGGTAAATCGGTACCAATCCCGGTTTTAGTTCCGCGcggtatatatgcgcaggtCCTTGACGTAGGTTTTACGCTCTGCAATGCGTCGCTGGTGATCTCGGCGATAGATAACAACCGCCACCCCAAGCGCGTTTTTCGTGTTTCGAGGGGAAGGGGAGGGGAGGAGAAATCTCGTCGAGGGGTTCTTCATGTATGCGTATCCCCTTTTTGCGCCATGTGTGTGTGATATCGATGCGCGCGTTGTGATCGATAGCCTGGCGCGTGTAAGACAGCATGACAACGCGTCCGGGTTCGCGTCGACCTCTTAACTGTGGACATGAGGACAATAAACACAAGTGAATAGGGGATATTGAAGAAGTTGTTCTCTGACTGCGCCAAAAGCCTGATTTACGCTTGGATCGAGACCCGTTGGTATAGAGTCCAGCGTGTCCCCAACCTTTCCGCGAGTGCTCAATCTGCGGGGTCATCACATTACCTTGGCGAGCACTCCGTATCTAGTGTTAGAAGATGTTCCTAATTCATTCGCAGGTCATTCAATTGGTTGTCCCCCGTATACCTCTCCGACTCAGGCCATAGCTTAACGCATGCCCGACTGGGTACGGGGGCTGCACGTCTCGGCGTGTTTCCTAGGCTTCAAGTCGTTGCTAGAATCACAAGACGTCCACCCAAGACCGGGTTCTGTGACAGCCCCCTTGCTTAGTATGTACAGAAGCATTCAAAGATCGGCCGATCCAGTCCAGGTAACGAGCTGACTAATCCAAACCACACAAGGTAACCAATTCGCGGCTTTTGTTTACGTCTCAATTTATGCGACCCCCGCCCTTGATCTGGGCGCAGCAGAAGGCGGGATAGGAAAATGGTGAGCCGCGACCCGTTGGTTTTCAGTATCCAAGGTGACGTGCGATTTTACTTCCCCGCCCGTGCAGCGTCCGCGCGCTTCGCTCAGAACCGCCGATGAATATGAAAAGGTGTGCGGGAATTTGATCTAGCATTACAGAAAAGGCAACTGGGCGGGCAGGTCGGTCGGTAATCATACCGGGATTGGCAAGAAGCCAGATTTCGGCATAGGGAGCTACGCTTGGTATTGAGGGCGCATCGGGCCCCATCTATTTCCCTTCATTGATAATGCGTTTGAGCACGTACATGTACGCTATAGTGATGAATTTGAGCTATCGTTTATCGCTTTTGACTTGACAGTGACAAGACATACATGTATCGGGTCCAAATGGAGTATAGTCGTGATGTTCAGATTGTGCCTATCTGGCAGGTGGTTCTATCAAAGTGGCTTGATCAACGAATTCGCCCAAGCTTGCCTAATCACATCAGACCTGAGTCTTGGGTGGTGCGTTGGAGCATACATAAAGTTGCACCACATGGCAAACTGTGAGGGCCTTCGTCGATTAGGGTTCGCATTCACTTCGGCGGGGCGAGGATTTAAGCGCTTATTTGGAATGAGAAGAAAGTCTAAGTTCCCGGATTTTTTGATTTTACCACGATGGAGTTGATTAGGGGCAAGTGGAGACAACCGAAAAGGCTCCATCTGTGTCTTTCGGGGTCGGAGAATTGAGTGGGAATAATTGTCCCTTGACGGGAGTTAGACTGCACATAGCTCTCACGGTATGTAGCTGGAAACATCCGAGTCTGAAGTGTAATGTCAAAGAACTCAGTGCACACGTGTTTATCGACCTATATGCTTGCGTACAATAAGTTGTGGTGGGCAGTCATTGTAGAAGGCATCCAGTATTCATTGTATTTGAGATATGGAACTCCGGTGTTCAGAGTACCGAGGACCGTTCATTCAGAGCACCCAATACATTTATGAACAAGGAAGTCGAGCTATCGTCTTGGTCGAGAGAATGTATATGGCAGTGTGACTTTAGTATAAGAAAATGAGCGAAGTCAACGTGTATTGAAAGGACAGACACTCGTTATTACATACGATTCTCACAGAAGTTGTTATGTTTTCTGAATCTATGTAGCAGCCAAGGCCGAGTAGCCAGTGTCATTTCAAAAGGAGTAAGTATGGTCATTCATCACACGGCTTCTTCGGACGGCTATAAAACGCATTGTATTGGGTCCCTGTGTTATGTGAGCATTACACAGTCTAGTAAAGGTACCTTCTTGGCGGTGAACGGTGGGGATTAAAAAGGTTGACATTCCAtcaaagtaaagataaataTGGTTTCTTCGAACGCTGGAATTCACAAGACGATTTGCACACTATTTCGCCTCTACAATGCCCATAAAGGAAATATCCAGAATATATCAACTTCAAGATCGCACCCTGGTTGAGATCGGGCGTAGCTAGGGCCCTACACGAGTTGAGATGAAGTAAGGGATGAAAAGGGGCTGATGCCCCAAGGTGGGGCTTGTATGCAGGTGGTGCTATTGAAATTCATTGAGCTTTGTTGCTCATTTGCAATTCTGTGCTAAAACACTTTCTTATGTTATATAAGCATTTTGCTGATATTAAGTGGCCGAGCGGGTAACCCGTTAAGCCCTCGAATTGGTCTTGAATAACAGCGTGGTGAGTTTAAAATACGAAACCACCTACTATGTGAATTATTGCGACAGTAGTTCAACTGTTTAGGTTTGAAGTGTTAACGTTAACATGGTAGAGAGCGAATACGCCCAGATCTGGGGTTGCACATATTGGTGCGCACATCCAAGGATGTCCAGAGCCCAGTGATACCTATACTTCGAATCTTATTGTATGCGTTCTCTAGATCATAGGATACCAGTAAGTGAAGTCAAGGCATCGTAACGTAAGGTCCAACGAATATGATACCAATAGTACGATTTGGGCGGTAGGGTCAAATGCAGGAAGCATGGTTGTGCATAAGGTGCTTGTCCAGTAGCCTGTTCACTTGTTTGTAACCTTGGATCCCTTGGCTACGATATACTATTATTGTGCCCGAGAACACCAGGTGCTCACATCAGCCCATGTCAGCCAAGAAAGGTAGGTGGGTGCAGTAATTTCATACTCCTTCGCGTGCCACACTTGGTGGCGCACTACTCCTACGGATCTTCTCTCAGGAACGGGCGTATGGGTCTGTCGGCGGCCCTTTAGTGCCGCGGCAGCGGCTACCTCTGAGTAGGATCATTGACCAAATGTTCTCTCGAGGGCGCAGTTCCGTCTGTTCCATCGACTGGGATTCGCATAGAGGGTATAAGGAGCCCTACCTCACGTGATGACTCCGCGACCAAGCTCCCAACGATCATCCAAGCACCCTTGACCCCTAAAACATGTTGCATTGTGATCTGTTTGATTTGCTCTTTTGCCTGGTCGAGACTTGCTTGCATTTCCGTTCCTCTGTGCTGAACTTGCGGGGCTGCGTCATGTTGTATGTTGGTCTTATCAGTGGCGTCCCCAGCCCGAGATTGACTTCTGTCCTCTGGCAACCTATTTCTAGGTGATTGCGCAGCCTGACCTATGTTGTCCTCCTCGAAGTATCGGTTACTTTGGTGAGGTCTGGACTACCTGGCTCCTTTAGAATCGCAATCATACAAACGGGGAAGAAGGGTTGCCTGGGGCCTGAGGGCTGGTGTATCTTGGTAGATCTTATTTGTCATACTTCGGTCTTGGGTTCTCGTTTGGATAGGTAGCATACAAACCAGTGTCTCCTTGATGTCTCGGGAAGGAACTGTGTCTGAACCTTCCGGATTTTGTGTTCCCTTGAGGTCGAGTATTGATTTGTTATCTTTTCGTCTGCCTCGGCCGATCTTTTGTGTTGTTGGCAGGGTTTGGTCCAGATTGCATCGCTCACTCGCATATTGGCAGGGCGCTACGAGGCTTCTGTGAGCCCATAGTACTTGTCTTTTTTTTATGTCTAGGAATTCGTGAACTGAGAGGTGATAAAATACGCAGGGGTGTTCCGGGATAGGGAGATGTAAGATACTTGAAAATATAGTTTAAAAAGAGTTGAGGCCTGCTGCCATCCTACCCCGGATGACAGGTAGGATCAAATCGGCCGTACACGAACTATCTGTTCGATGTGCGAAATTAGGCCCCAGAGTTTGATATTACCGAGGTGAAGAGGCCAATACAATTACAGCGCGGAATACTACAAACCGCAAATACTAATACGGACGCGCTTGCAATCCTTTATACATAGAACCATAACGAAAGCTCACCCGGTAACCGCCTGAGTGTGGTGCTTGGCTAATCTTCCGAGGCCATCCTAGGGCGCTTCTTGCGTGTGGTCCCAGGAAGAGGTGGGGTTCCCTCATCATCTCGTTGATTATTCGGCCGTTTTTTCTGCTTAGAGTCCCGGTCGCGTCGCGAGTCGATGCTTCGAGCTTCACTTCCCTGGCGTGCAGCAGGTACGGCGACCGTGACATGGGAGCCGGCCCCCGCATCATCGGCAGAGCGGTCGGCATCGCCATTGACTACTAGCGACTGTTGCGTGATATATGGTTAGTGCAAGGAAGACATAAAGCATGTGTTTGACTTGCCTTGCCATATGTAGAGCTACTGTTTGAGAAGATCCGGTCCCCATCGGTTATCTCGTACTTCTTCCTGTTGGCTGCGTTGGGGTGCTTCAAGTAGTTTTCAAAGCCTTGGATAATGTTCCCGCCAGAGTTGGTTGTTTCTGTGAGGTAATTCCCTTCAAAGGTGTAAATCTGAGATTCGAGAGCTGCCTGGCAGAAAACAACATCAGAGAAAAAATTAGGAAAAATCAGAAAAAGGGCTGACTAGTTGTTTATCAATATCCTTGCGTTTCATCAAAGCATTGACAAGATCTTTGCGAGCCCCCTCATAGAGAGCCTTTCCTTCCGCTTCGGTGGACATGGCATGGAGTTTGGTTGGTTGTTGGAACTCGTGGCTTGGCTGACTCATCCGGGCATTACATCATCGCGGCCACCATCGGCTGTCCAAGCCTAAAAATGattcccaaccacctgcacagACTTTTGGAACCCCACGACTTGGAGTGCGAGGCGCTGGCAACAATCCCTGCCGTCTTCGTGCAATAGGGAGTCGATATGGGGGTTGATGAAGTGTTATCTGGGTGAGCGTGCTGGCACATTGCTCCCCAAATCCAGTTCTGACAGAGAGAATGCACAGCCTAGTAGATGCTTTTAGAATATTGGTACCCGAGCCAAAGGATAGAATACCCTTGACTTGGTCTAATTCACCTCTTGTAATCTTGCCGGTTGTCCCATTATTGCTTCTTTCCTACCTTACACGCAGACCACGAACGCAGCTCCTTCGACTGGCTATTTTACCTCTGGCCGTTTGGTCAACCCTTAGTGCCGCCTATACCTATGAGTGGACGAATCCGGTGTATAATGTTTATAACTTTGCTTCGGGTACGTCCCATTTGATAACCGGTGAATTACTTCTAAGTTTCAAACTTTCCATTCAGGTCTGTGGGGGATGTTTGCTCTGTTGAAGGCCGTAGAGTTTGCGCTTACTCCTCATGGACGATTGAAAGTTGGAGAGATGAAGCCCGGGCCAATCAAGTCTCCGGCGAGCAACAAGTACATTGCTAACTTTACCAAGACACAATCCATATCCAGAAGTTTGTCTGCGCTCTATATCGGATTCTTGGATGCTTGCGAGCTATTGAGCAGCATGCGTGGTGTTGGTTGGGACTATGGAACTGGAAATGATATTTATATACCTCTTGAACATCGATCATCAGAGAAAACCGGTTTCTTGAAATCGACATTGTGGAGCACACTGGGCTACTATTTGTTACTTGACATGATCGACACTGGCTTCAAACTGGTGCCTGGGGTCTCTTCGCCCTCTGGTGGCTCTATCTTCCGCCCAGAGTTATCCCTCATCCCTCGTCTAGTTGTATCCACCGGCCTGCACTTTGCCACTGGTGTAGCATTTATCGCAGGATTTAATATGTTTTACGGCCTTTTGACATTGATTGCCGTTTCATGGTGGCAGCCTCCATCTGCATGGCCTCCAGTCACGGAAAACCCATGGGCAACAACTTCGCTCCATGACTTTTGGGGAAAGCGTTGGCACCAGCTATTACGCCAGGCATTTTTTGTTGGCGGTGGCTACCCGCTTGCATTTCTTGGCAAAACTATTTTTGGTGTACTTTTTGGTGAACGGGTTGGGCGTACGGCCGCGCTTTGGGGCTTGCTTTTGGGCACGTTCACCGCTAGTGGACTATTTCATATGTTTGCAATGTATGCGATGGGGCAAGGGATCGAGTGGAAGGTTGTTGGATTCTTTTCTGCCCAGGCTATTGCGCTAATCTTGGAGCGCGCCTGGAGAACCGCTACCGGCCGGAGGGTAGAGGGGTGGTGGGGCCGCGCTTGGTCTTATCTCTGGATTGTCGGAGGCGGCCAGTGGTGTGGTGAGTAGGTATAATCAATTGTCATTCTAAATTGGTGCTAACGTCGCTTCAGTGGACGCTTGGCATCGTAGAGGCCTTGGAGGCGGCATGGTTATACCTCCATCTCTTTCTGTCACTCGTCTGATTATTCTACCATTAGTACTCAAGTTTTTTGAATCATGAAGTCGTAATGTATCTATAGCACCATGCCTTGATTGCTAATAATATATACTTGGCTTTAGGTCCAAGGCGAACTCAAATATCCTGGTCATGCGTGAAGATGACATCACCGTGCTGAATTCTTCGGGGGATTCTTGGAAGCTCAGTAATCTTGCGGCACCAGCCAGTGTTGAGGCGGGACATATACATGCAATTCAAGCTGCAAGAGAGCCCGTAGATATATCACTTTGGCTTGAATTCGCATATACTTAAAAGCACTTGTTCATCAAATGTACTGCTGGGAGTATCTTGCAGAGTGCAAAGCGGCAAGTAAACCCACGTGATCCAGTCACGGCCGAGGCCCCGCCGAAACTTCGCACATATCAACGGAAAGAACCCAGACGCAAATAGCGCGACCATCAATTACGGTCGTCAATATATGCTTACACTTACAATTCTAGCAATGCCT
This region includes:
- a CDS encoding histone acetyltransferase subunit NuA4; the protein is MSQPSHEFQQPTKLHAMSTEAEGKALYEGARKDLVNALMKRKDIDKQLAALESQIYTFEGNYLTETTNSGGNIIQGFENYLKHPNAANRKKYEITDGDRIFSNSSSTYGKAINGDADRSADDAGAGSHVTVAVPAARQGSEARSIDSRRDRDSKQKKRPNNQRDDEGTPPLPGTTRKKRPRMASED
- a CDS encoding membrane bound O-acyl transferase family protein, with protein sequence MGVDEVLSGPRTQLLRLAILPLAVWSTLSAAYTYEWTNPVYNVYNFASGLWGMFALLKAVEFALTPHGRLKVGEMKPGPIKSPASNKYIANFTKTQSISRSLSALYIGFLDACELLSSMRGVGWDYGTGNDIYIPLEHRSSEKTGFLKSTLWSTLGYYLLLDMIDTGFKLVPGVSSPSGGSIFRPELSLIPRLVVSTGLHFATGVAFIAGFNMFYGLLTLIAVSWWQPPSAWPPVTENPWATTSLHDFWGKRWHQLLRQAFFVGGGYPLAFLGKTIFGVLFGERVGRTAALWGLLLGTFTASGLFHMFAMYAMGQGIEWKVVGFFSAQAIALILERAWRTATGRRVEGWWGRAWSYLWIVGGGQWCVDAWHRRGLGGGMVIPPSLSVTRLIILPLVLKFFES